The following are from one region of the Emys orbicularis isolate rEmyOrb1 chromosome 21 unlocalized genomic scaffold, rEmyOrb1.hap1 SUPER_21_unloc_1, whole genome shotgun sequence genome:
- the LOC135894978 gene encoding lysozyme C-like, with translation MKPLLLLGLPLLLVLLAATPPGCQGIIIPRCQLVRIFRQNGLEGFVRKTVADWVCLVKHESSYNTSTINRNKDGSTDYGIFQINSKYWCADGRTPGATNGCRIACSKLMDDNITDDIKCAKLIAQRARGLTPWVAWKSRCRGKDLRPYVRGC, from the exons ATGAAGCCGCTGCTGCTCCTCGGGCTCCCGCTTCTCCTCGTCCTGCTGGCCGCGACGCCCCCCGGCTGCCAGGGCATCATCATTCCCCGGTGCCAGCTGGTCCGGATCTTCAGGCAGAACGGGCTGGAGGGCTTCGTCAGGAAAACGGTGGCTGATT GGGTCTGCCTGGTAAAGCACGAGAGCAGTTACAACACCAGCACCATCAACCGCAACAAGGACGGCAGCACGGACTACGGGATCTTCCAGATCAACAGCAAGTACTGGTGCGCCGACGGGCGGACGCCGGGGGCCACCAACGGCTGCCGCATCGCCTGCAGCA agctCATGGATGACAATATCACGGACGACATCAAATGCGCTAAGCTCATCGCACAGCGGGCGCGTGGCCTCACGCCCTG GGTCGCGTGGAAGAGTCGCTGCAGAGGGAAGGATTTGAGGCCATACGTCAGGGGATGCTag
- the LOC135894955 gene encoding guanine nucleotide exchange factor subunit RIC1-like, producing PPIHPSIHPPTHPPIHPPTHPSIHPSTYPSIHPSTHPPTHLSIHSSTHTSIYLPIHPSFHPPSIHLSLPSIHPSTHPSIYLSTLPSIHPPTHPPTHTSIHTSIHPSFHLPIHPPTHSPIHPSILQPRYPPIHPSIHPSIHPPIYLSILSPTHPSTHPSTHPSIHPSTHPSIYPPFHPSIHPPIHPSIHPSTYPSIHPPTHPSIHPHIHPS from the coding sequence ccacccatccatccatccatccatccacccacccacccacccatccatccacccacacatccatccatccatccttccacctacccatccatccatccatccacccatccacccacccatctatctatccattctTCCACCCACACATCCATCtatctacccatccatccatccttccaccCACCATCCATCCACCTATCCCTCCCCTCTATCCAtccgtccacccatccatccatctatctatccacccttccatccatccacccacccacccacccacccacccacacatccatccacacatccatccatccatccttccacctacccatccatccacccacccactcacccatccatccatccatccttcaaCCCAGatatccacccatccacccatccatccatccttccatccacccacccatctatctatccatcctttcacccacccatccatccacccacccatccacccatccttccatccatccatccacccacccatctatctatccacccttccatccatccatccacccacccatccatccatccatccatccctccacctacccatccatccacccacccactcacccatccatccacccacacatccacccatcc